GCCGCGGTGCATGACCAGGATCCGGTCCGCCATGCCCAGCACCTCAGGCAGGTCGGAAGAAATGCAGAGGACGCCGAGGCCCTCATTGACCAGGCGGTCGATCAGGGCGTGAACCTCCGCCTTGGCGCCGACGTCGATGCCCTGGGTCGGTTCGTCCAGCAACAGCAGGCGGGGGGTAACCGCCAGCATGCGGCCAATGACGACCTTCTGCTGGTTACCGCCTGATAAGGTATCCGCCGGGAGCTCGCGGCGCGGGGGCTTGATCCGCATTGAATCGATAAAACGCTCGGCGAGCGCCGTCTCAGCGGCCGGCGAGACAAACCCGTGCCGGGCGATGCGGTCGAAGGATGACAAGCTGAGGTTCCTGGCGACGCTGAAGCCGGGCAGCAAACCCTGGGCGCCGCGGTCCTCCGGAACAAGGGCGATGCCCCGGCGCAACGTGGTCCAGGGATCAGCGGCGAGCGGTTGCCCCTGCCAGATCACCTCACCGGTCGCGTCCCGGTCAATGCCGAAGATGGCCCGCGCGATCTCGGACCGGCCCGAGCCGACGAGGCCGGCCAGGCCGACGATTTCGCCCGACCGGACCTGGAAACTCACGTCGCGAAACCCCGGCGGTCGTGAGAAACCCCGTACCTCGAGCAGCACCTCCCCGGGTTCGCGCCGGTGGCGCGGGTAGAGCTGTTCAACCTTGCGGCCCACCATCAGTTGGACCAACCTGTCCTGCGTCAACTCACCAAGTGAGGCGCTGCCGGCCAGGCGCCCGTCGCGCAGCACGGTTACGCGGCTGGCCACCCGGTAGATCTCTTCCAGGCGGTGTGAAATGAAGATAATCGCCGTGCCGCCGTCGCGCAGGCGCTCCACCAATCCGAAGAGCCGCTCGGTTTCCCGCTCGGTCAACGCAGCGGTCGGCTCATCCATGATGAGGATGCGCGCCTCGGCGAGCAGCGCGCGGGCGATCTCCACCAACTGCCTTTGCGCCTTGCCCATGCTGCCAAGCCGGCCGGAAAAATTCAGCGTTACCCCGAGGCTGTCGAAAACCCGGGCGGCGCGCCGCCGCATCTCCGGCCAGTCCAGAAGCCCCGCGCGGGTGCGCGGCGCGTCGCCCAGGAACAAATTTTCCAGCACCGAAAGGTCAGGGAAGAGGCTCGTCTCCTGGTACATGCAGGCGATCCCCAGTTTCCGGGCGTGATGCGGGTTGCGGATTTCGATCGGGGCGCCGCGTAACACGATTTTTCCCCGATCCGGCCGGTGGGCGCCGGCAATGATTTTGACGAGCGTGCTCTTGCCGGCGCCATTCTCCCCGAGCAAGGCGTGCACCTCACCCTCCTGCAACGAGAAGCCGACCCCGTCCAAGGCCGTAACGGTGCCGAAACGTTTGGCGATGTCGCGCATCTCAAGCACGACCGGGCTCGAGCTGAAATCAGCCGGCTGCGGCGCAGCGGGCGGTGGTGGTTCCGCGTTACTCATACCAACTGTCAGGGGAGCGGTGCAGCGTGTTGAACTGCGCCAGATCGTGGCCGAACCAGACTTGAGACCGGGTTTTTTCCGCCAGGCGGCGAATGCGTTCGATCGTCCGCTCATAACCGACCGAATCGTAGATGACCCCCTGCGGACGAACGGGCGGACCATAATTGGCCGCACAGTAGATTGCGTCGGAGGCAAGGATGATGCCGCCCGTCGCCGGCAGCCGGACGTGCAGCCCGAGCATGCCGCGGGCGTGGCCGCTGCCCCAGTTCAAAACCGTCGCGGCATCGCACAGCTCAACTTCGGGTTCGTCCCGGCGCACCAGCCTCCAGTTAAGGCTTAGCCGGATCCAGTGGTCGGTATCTGCCCAGACGTACGGTCCCATCCGCTCCTGGAAAGCGTAAGCCCGCAGGGCGGCATCGAACTCGTCTTCGTGCACGAGCAGTTGTGAACGGCGGAAAAATTCGACGCAACCCGCGTGGTCGTTGTGCAGGTGCGATAGCACCACATAACGAAGGTCGTCCGGGCCGAGCCCCAAGGCCCGCAGCCGGTTGGGCAACTGGCATTCTTCACCGCCGGTCCAGGGAAAAAGGTCCTGGAATTCCTGCGGCCAGCGGCCCCCCTCGCCCATCGCCTGCGGATGGCAGCCGGTATCAAACAGGAGCCTGCCGTCCGGATGATCGATCAGGTAAGCCGATACCGGGAATTCCACGAACTCTCCGGCCGGATGAGGGTTCGTACGGGAAGCGAGCTGCCAGCGGGCGATGAGCAGGGATTTGTCCATGCGCATCCGCCCGAGGTCGAGGACGTATAATCTGGTGCGAGTCATGGGAGGCGTGCGTTCACTCACGATTTCCGAATAATCCCGGCCGGGGCGGTTCGATCGCCTGCGCGGCCGGAGCCTTCACTGCATCCGTGGGGCGACGCTCAGAAGTTGTAGTTGTCGATGTTGTCTTTGGTGAAGATGAGGGGCGGGCCGAGGAGCACTTCCAACCCTTTATCCGTCTTGAACGGTTTGAATTTACCCAGGTGACCCGCCGTAAACTCGCGGTCGGCGGCGAGCCCCGCCGTGGCAAGCTCGTGCGCGGTGCAGACCGTCAGGTAGCCGTGAGCCGCCGGGTCCCACAGAACGGCGCTCTTTATCTGGCCGCCTTTGATGTAATCCCGGATGGCATTCGGGGTAGAGTTTCCTACCACCGCGATTTTGCCGGTCAGCCCCATCTGCTTGACGGCCTCTGCCGCCCCGGGGAGCGCGGCGGTGGTGATCGCGAAGATCCCCTTCAAATCCGGGCGGCTCTTCAGCAGGTCCTGCGTTTGTTGAAAGGCAAGCTGCTGGTCCTCCTGGCTCGGCTTGACGTCTACGATCTTGATGCCGGGATGTTTCTCCGCAATGGTCTTGCGCATCGCCGCCAGCCAGGCGCTCTGGTTGGGCGCCGTGAGGGTCGACGTCACCACCGCCGTATCCGCATTCTCGCCCACCTGCTTAACCATCTCTTCAACCAGGGAGGCACCGAAGGCGTCGTAGCTGACAAAATTGACGAAGACCTCCCGGTAGTCTGCGTCGCCGTCCCAAGTCATCACGTGGCTCCCGGCCGCCTTCGCTTTTTTTAGAACCGGGACGATTGCCGCAGGATCATCCGCCGCCACGGCGATCACGCTCGGCTTCGCGGCGACGGCGTTATCGAGCATTTCGATTTGTTTATCCACCTGGTCAGTCGTCGGTCCCTGCCAGATGACCGTGGTGTCGGACTTAAGTTCGTTCGACGCTTCATCGACGCCCTTTTTGACGGCGTTGTAGTAAGGAATCCCGACCAGCTTGGGCATGACGAGAATCTTCAGTCTTGCGGCGGCTGCCGGGCAGGGCGCGAGCAAGGACCAGGCGCCCAGGGAAGCCGCGATGAGCAGCGAATAGATGGATTGAGGGGATTTCATGGGGTTGTTTGTCTGAGGAGAAGACAGGCGAGGCACGCGCGTTTTGTCGTTTCAGCAAAGCCTTGGGGTTCGCACGCCAAACCCGAAGCGTTTAGATTGGTTATTTTAGATTGGTTGGACCAAAGCCTTCCGGATGCGCCGGGTACACCCGGCACAGGTGCACCGCCGGGTCGCGCGGCGATGTTCCGCCGTGATCAACCGGCCGGAGACCAGCCAAGCCTTAGAGTCGCAAGTTATATGAACGCAATGGTTTACGTCTACTCTTAACTTTGTCGAGGCGCCCCCGGGCACGGGCCGGGGTGCGTGGGGCGGCTGTCGGAGCAAAATTCGGACGGTCACGGTGGGGGAAGGTAAAATTGGTACGACCTTTCGCCAAGATGGTAAAGGCTTCCGCGTGCGTCAACAAAAATTTTTGAAAAACTCTTACGCGCCGCAGACCGCCGCTGCGGGGTCACAACCGCCTCGCGCCGGTTTCCGGCGGCACCGGGGCAAAATTGGTCCGGCCAAAAGGGTCCGCCGGTGGCGCGCGCAGGGGCGGAAACTCGCACGCGCCGATCAGCGCGCGCGGCCGGAAGGTTTTCCGGCGGCGCTGACGCCTGAGCGGCGGCGGGCTCGGGGTTTGGGCGCGCCGTTGTTCAGCGCGGAAGGCTCAGCCGGGGATTGTTCATGCCGCACCTCAGGCACCCCCTGGTGATGGGTGCTCAACACCTTCGAGGATTCCTCATCCCAGATCCGAAAATGCGCGTCCATCGCCGCCAGGGCCGCTTCCGGGTCACGCGCGCGGATCGCCTCGACGAGCGGCCCATGCGACGCATCCGTACGTTTCGCCGCCCCCGGCACGCTGCGGACCAGGAAATGGCGCTGGTAAAGCGTCCGCCGCAGCACGTTCGACAAACCGTCGATGATGATTGAAATGACGGGATTGCGAGCGCTCGCGGCCAGGCGCAGGTGAAACCGGTAATCCGCTTCCAGGCGGTCCTGGGCGTCGGTCGCCTCGAGCATTTGCCGGGCGAGCCGGTCGAGTTCCGCTACGTCGTCGGCGCTTGCCATTTTGGCTGCCCGGCGGGCAATCTCCCGTTCGAGCGCCTCGCGGGCCACGTGCAATTCCTCAACGCTGATCAGGCCGAGGGCCAAAGCCAGGTCAAAATAAAATCGAATGAACTCCGAATTAGGGAGGCTCACGTACGTGCCGCTACCCTGCATCCGCTTGAGCACTCCCAACTGTTCCAGCATCGCCAGACGTTCGCGCAACGTCGAACGCTGAACGCCTAGCCGGGCGGCCAGCTCCCGTTCCGGGGGTAACTTCGTCGTGAGAGACGACGATGAGGCGGCTGAGCCGAGCTCCAGCAGCACGTCGCGCAGCTTTGACAGCAGGGGGTCCATTGATGCGGAATTGGTACGACCTATAAACTGGGCGGCGGCTGCGCGCCTGTCAAGCTCTATCCCGGTCACACGGTCACACGGCGGGCACAGCGGGTTTGGCGGGCACAACGGAAGAGTTCACACGGCGAACACGGCGAGCCACGGTGGGAAGACAGGATCATCCGCAGAACACGCAGAAGAACGTAGAAAAGAGAAGACATCCACAGATTACACGGATTGACACAGATTAAGAGGACCAGGCAGCAACTCCAAGGTTGACACTCGCACCCATCCCCCATGCTGCCGCTCCGAACTCCGAACTCCGAACTCCGAACTCCGAACTCCGAACTCCGAACCCCGAACCCCGAACCCCGAACCCCGAACCCCGAACTCCGAGACGTTTCAGGCCTCGGGCGCCAGCAACCGCTGGATCGTGGCCTTGAGCACCTCGCTGGAAACCGGTTTCGTGAGGTGGGCCGCAAACCCGGCGTTACGGCTCTTTGCAATGTCTTCTTTCATTCCGAAGCCACTCACGGCTATGCCCGGGATTTGTCTGCCGTTCTGCTGCTGCAGGCGCCGGATCAAGTCGTGTCCGGAACCGTCCTGCAATCCGAGATCACTGATCAAAAGATCAAACGCCTCGCTCGCGGCAAGTCTCAGCGCCGATTCCACTCCATCGGCGACGCTCACCTCGTGGCCCAAACGCCGCAGCAACCTTTGCATCACGGATAGCGTGTCGGCATGATCATCCACCATCAGGATGCGCCATTGGTGAGGCTGGTGGTGGGCGCGGGCGGGGATGCCTTCTACGGTAACGGGCCTGATTGCGCTCGATACCGCGGACGCCGACGCCACTGGTAATTGGACCGTGAAGGTTGTGCCGTGGCCGATCCCGGCGCTCTGGGCCGAGACGATGCCGCGGTGCATCTCGACGATCGGGCGGGAAATGGCCAGCCCTAAACCCAGCCCTTCCGGATTCATCTCCTGGCCTCGCTCGAAAGGTTCAAAAATTCTCGGCACCATTTCAGGTGCAATCCCGATCCCGGTGTCGGCGACCTGGATACAGATTCGTTGGGGATCAGGGTTAAACGACCGGAGCCGGATCTTACCCCCTGCCGGGGTGAATTTGATCGCGTTCTTGATCAGATTCCAAAAAACCTGTTGCAGGCGCGCCTCATCGGCATTGAGCACGTGGGATCCGGCTCCCAAATCGACCGTCAACACCAGGTTTTTCCGTTCAATCCCGCTGGCGCAGACGTCCAATGCCGAGAGCACAAGGCGGTGAACATCAACCGGGCTGAAGCTCAGGTGCAGCTTGCCTTGAGTAATGCGGGTAATGTCCAGGAGGTCATCGATCAGCCGCGCCTCGAGTTCGGCGTTTCGCGAAATGATCTGGAGATCGTCACGGATGATCGCCGGCAGCGTCGGATCAGCGGCGAGCGCCGACGCGGAACACAGGATCGGCGTTAATGGCGTCCTCAGTTCGTGGCTCAGCATTGCGATGAATCGATCCTTGGCATGGCTGGCCGCCTCGGCCTCCCGCCTTGCTTCCTGAGCAGCCTGATAAAGGCGCGCCCTTTCCAAGGCCATGGCCACGGAGCGGGCCAGGTTCTCAGCGAGCCCAATCTCGCCCGAAACGTAAACCCGCTCGGATTGAACCAAAGCAAACGTTATCACCGCTTCCACCGCCTGCCCCCGTACGACGGGCACGAGGATCGCGGACCGGGTGCCAAGCCGGATCAGGCGGTTGCATCCCGCGTTGGTGTCACGGTGTGGAGAAATCTCGTCGAGAAACCGTGGAATCTCACCGTAAAGCTGGACCTTCCGGCTGCGAAATGCCTTGGCCACTAAAAAACCGGAATCCAGCGGAATGGGATTCAGATCCGCGATCAGCTCGGGTACAGAAACATGACCGGCGGGAGATCCCTGCCATGCAACCAGGCGGATCGTCCCGTCATCCGCCGCCCGGTCGACCAAACAAACGTCCGCGAACTGCGGAACCGTCAGGCCGGCCACCGCGGCCAGGATTTCCTGGACCGCGAGCGGGGTCATCAAGGCCTGGCTTACCTCCGCCAAAAATGCCGACCGTCGCTCCGAGGCTTCCGCTTCAGCCCGTGCGGTCTGTTCCCGGAACAATTGCGCGCGCTCTTCGGCCTGACGTTTCAGTTGCTGACTCTTTTTGAACAGGTCGACAAAGAACATCACCTTCGCCCGTAGGACTTCCGGCACAATCGGCGTCAGGATGTAATCGACCGCGCCGAGCGAGTAACCGCGAGACACGTGCGTTTCGGAATCACTGACGGCGCTGACAAAAATGATCGGCGTTTGTGCTGACTGCTGGCGCTGCCGGATCAGGGCTGCCGTCTCGAAGCCGTCGAGAATCGGCATACTGACGTCGAGAAGGATCAAGGCGAACTCCTGTTTCAGCAGGCAACGCAGGGCCTCGGTCCCGGACTGGGCCAGCACCAGGCGCTCGCCCAGGTCGGCCAGGATCGCTTGCAGGGCCAGCAGCTTGTCGTGCCGGTCATCAACCAGCAGGATATTGACGGGTCCGTCGGGCACGGACGAGCCGGCCGGCGTCTCAATAACGGGTTCTGAGTACAGCGGCGGAGACATGGCAGGCGTCCTGGGCGGCTAGATGCTTTTGCCGTTCGGACGGCACACAGGTTTTTCCCGGCGTTCAGGGCAACGAATCATGGCGGCTGATCAGCGGTGCAGCCAAAGGCGCAACACCGAGAGAAGTTGTTCGGTATCCACCGGTTTGGAAATGTAATCGGAGCAGCCGGCTTCCAGGCATTTTTCCCGGTCACCCTTCATCGCTTTGGCCGTCAGCGCCAGGATGGGCAAGCCGCGGAACCGTTCCTGGCGCCGGATGATTTGGGTCACCTCGTAGCCATCCATTTCCGGCAACATGATATCCATCAAGACGACGTCGACGTCGGGCCGTTTGTCCAGCTCTTCCAAAGCCTCGCGCCCGTTCTCAGTCGGGATAACCTCCATTTCATAACGTTCGAGTACGCTCGTCATGGCAAAGACATTGCGAATGTCATCATCGACCAGGAGGACCTTCCTGCCTGCCAGCACGGCCTTGTCGCTGTGCACGGTGCGCAGCAACTGTTGCTGATAATGCGTCAAGTCTTCCAAGGCCGTGTGCAGCAACAAGGTCGTCTGGTCCAGCAGCCGCTCGGGCGACCGCACATCTTTCAGCACGATCGAACGCGCCAACTGGTGCAGGCGCGCCTCTTCGGAGGGCGCCAGCTCTTTGGCCGTATAGACCACGATGGGCAAATGCCGGAATCGCGGCTGATTTCGCAGTTCTTCGAGCAGTTCGCGCCCCGAGATTTGTCCGGGTAGACGCAGGTCGATCACCAGGCAATCAAATTCCTGCTGCGCCAGCAAAGTGCGCGCCGCTTCAGCATCCGTTGCGGTCGTGACTTCGACGTCGGGGTTGGCGATCAATTCGACGGTGCCGAGCCGCTGCGCGTCATTATCCTCGACGACCAAGAGCCGCTTTACCGGCCGGTCGATGAAATCACCCACTTCACGGAAGGCCTGTTCAACCTGATCGCGCGAGACCGGTTTGGTCAGGCAACGCAGCGCGCCGTGCTTCAGGCCGCGTTGCGGTTCATCGTGCGCCGAGATGATCACGACCGGGATATGGCGGGTGCCAAGATCCGATTTCAAGCGGTCAAGCAAACGCCAGCCATCAACGTGCGGCAGGGAGATATCCAGGGAAACCGCGTCGGGCTTGTAATCATCAATCAGGGTCAACGCGGTCCGCCCGTCCGGGGCCAGCAAATACTTGAAGCCCTGGGCGCGCGCGATCTCAGACAGCAAGGGTCTGAAAGCAGGATCATCCTCAACGATAAGCAGGCTGCGATCTCCGGGCAGGAGGTTGAACCGGTCGTCGGTGAGGGCGGCTTCGAGGCGGCCGGCATCGGCGTCCGCG
The nucleotide sequence above comes from Verrucomicrobiota bacterium. Encoded proteins:
- a CDS encoding FadR family transcriptional regulator codes for the protein MDPLLSKLRDVLLELGSAASSSSLTTKLPPERELAARLGVQRSTLRERLAMLEQLGVLKRMQGSGTYVSLPNSEFIRFYFDLALALGLISVEELHVAREALEREIARRAAKMASADDVAELDRLARQMLEATDAQDRLEADYRFHLRLAASARNPVISIIIDGLSNVLRRTLYQRHFLVRSVPGAAKRTDASHGPLVEAIRARDPEAALAAMDAHFRIWDEESSKVLSTHHQGVPEVRHEQSPAEPSALNNGAPKPRARRRSGVSAAGKPSGRAR
- a CDS encoding N-acyl homoserine lactonase family protein gives rise to the protein MTRTRLYVLDLGRMRMDKSLLIARWQLASRTNPHPAGEFVEFPVSAYLIDHPDGRLLFDTGCHPQAMGEGGRWPQEFQDLFPWTGGEECQLPNRLRALGLGPDDLRYVVLSHLHNDHAGCVEFFRRSQLLVHEDEFDAALRAYAFQERMGPYVWADTDHWIRLSLNWRLVRRDEPEVELCDAATVLNWGSGHARGMLGLHVRLPATGGIILASDAIYCAANYGPPVRPQGVIYDSVGYERTIERIRRLAEKTRSQVWFGHDLAQFNTLHRSPDSWYE
- a CDS encoding sugar ABC transporter ATP-binding protein; protein product: MSNAEPPPPAAPQPADFSSSPVVLEMRDIAKRFGTVTALDGVGFSLQEGEVHALLGENGAGKSTLVKIIAGAHRPDRGKIVLRGAPIEIRNPHHARKLGIACMYQETSLFPDLSVLENLFLGDAPRTRAGLLDWPEMRRRAARVFDSLGVTLNFSGRLGSMGKAQRQLVEIARALLAEARILIMDEPTAALTERETERLFGLVERLRDGGTAIIFISHRLEEIYRVASRVTVLRDGRLAGSASLGELTQDRLVQLMVGRKVEQLYPRHRREPGEVLLEVRGFSRPPGFRDVSFQVRSGEIVGLAGLVGSGRSEIARAIFGIDRDATGEVIWQGQPLAADPWTTLRRGIALVPEDRGAQGLLPGFSVARNLSLSSFDRIARHGFVSPAAETALAERFIDSMRIKPPRRELPADTLSGGNQQKVVIGRMLAVTPRLLLLDEPTQGIDVGAKAEVHALIDRLVNEGLGVLCISSDLPEVLGMADRILVMHRGRLAAEFPGGVTAETVMHAASGLTTSDSSHVR
- a CDS encoding substrate-binding domain-containing protein, which produces MKSPQSIYSLLIAASLGAWSLLAPCPAAAARLKILVMPKLVGIPYYNAVKKGVDEASNELKSDTTVIWQGPTTDQVDKQIEMLDNAVAAKPSVIAVAADDPAAIVPVLKKAKAAGSHVMTWDGDADYREVFVNFVSYDAFGASLVEEMVKQVGENADTAVVTSTLTAPNQSAWLAAMRKTIAEKHPGIKIVDVKPSQEDQQLAFQQTQDLLKSRPDLKGIFAITTAALPGAAEAVKQMGLTGKIAVVGNSTPNAIRDYIKGGQIKSAVLWDPAAHGYLTVCTAHELATAGLAADREFTAGHLGKFKPFKTDKGLEVLLGPPLIFTKDNIDNYNF
- a CDS encoding response regulator; the protein is MSPPLYSEPVIETPAGSSVPDGPVNILLVDDRHDKLLALQAILADLGERLVLAQSGTEALRCLLKQEFALILLDVSMPILDGFETAALIRQRQQSAQTPIIFVSAVSDSETHVSRGYSLGAVDYILTPIVPEVLRAKVMFFVDLFKKSQQLKRQAEERAQLFREQTARAEAEASERRSAFLAEVSQALMTPLAVQEILAAVAGLTVPQFADVCLVDRAADDGTIRLVAWQGSPAGHVSVPELIADLNPIPLDSGFLVAKAFRSRKVQLYGEIPRFLDEISPHRDTNAGCNRLIRLGTRSAILVPVVRGQAVEAVITFALVQSERVYVSGEIGLAENLARSVAMALERARLYQAAQEARREAEAASHAKDRFIAMLSHELRTPLTPILCSASALAADPTLPAIIRDDLQIISRNAELEARLIDDLLDITRITQGKLHLSFSPVDVHRLVLSALDVCASGIERKNLVLTVDLGAGSHVLNADEARLQQVFWNLIKNAIKFTPAGGKIRLRSFNPDPQRICIQVADTGIGIAPEMVPRIFEPFERGQEMNPEGLGLGLAISRPIVEMHRGIVSAQSAGIGHGTTFTVQLPVASASAVSSAIRPVTVEGIPARAHHQPHQWRILMVDDHADTLSVMQRLLRRLGHEVSVADGVESALRLAASEAFDLLISDLGLQDGSGHDLIRRLQQQNGRQIPGIAVSGFGMKEDIAKSRNAGFAAHLTKPVSSEVLKATIQRLLAPEA